A section of the Leminorella richardii genome encodes:
- the aceF gene encoding pyruvate dehydrogenase complex dihydrolipoyllysine-residue acetyltransferase: MTIEIKVPDIGADEVEVTELLVKVGDKVEAEQSLITVEGDKASMEVPSPQAGVVKEIKVQVGSKVSTGSLIMVFEAAGAEAPQAEAPAAAPVAAAPAASAVKDVQVPDIGGDEVEVTEVLVKVGDRVEAEQSLITVEGDKASMEVPAPFAGVVKEIKVHVGSKVSTGTLIMTFEVAGSAPAAAPAASAPAASAPASAPSVKDVQVPDIGGDEVEVTEVLVKVGDKIEAEQSLITVEGDKASMEVPAPFAGVVKEIKVQVGSKVSTGTLIMTFEVAGSAPAAAPAASAPAPAASAAPAAPVQAAKPAAGASAGSDFVENDAYIHATPVIRRLAREFGVNLAKVKGTGRKGRILKEDVQTYVKEAVKRAESGASAAGTGGSLPGLLPWPKVDFSKFGEVEEVELGRIQKISGANLHRNWVMIPHVTQFDETDITDVEAFRKQQNAEAEKKKLDVKITPLVFIMKAVAKALEEMPRFNSSLSEDGQKLTLKKYINVGVAVDTPNGLVVPVFRDVNKKGIIELSHELAEISKKARAGKLTAADMQGGCFTISSLGGIGGTAFTPIVNAPEVAILGVSKSSMKPVWNGKEFAPRLMLPLSLSYDHRVIDGADGARFISFINNAMSDIRRLVM, translated from the coding sequence TCTCTGATCACGGTAGAAGGCGATAAAGCTTCCATGGAAGTGCCTTCTCCGCAGGCCGGTGTGGTGAAAGAGATCAAAGTGCAGGTAGGCAGCAAAGTGTCTACCGGTTCACTGATTATGGTTTTTGAAGCCGCTGGCGCAGAAGCGCCTCAGGCTGAAGCTCCAGCAGCGGCTCCCGTAGCCGCAGCGCCTGCCGCTTCTGCGGTGAAAGACGTTCAGGTACCGGATATCGGCGGTGACGAAGTGGAAGTCACCGAGGTGCTGGTGAAAGTCGGCGACAGAGTGGAAGCTGAACAGTCTCTGATCACCGTAGAGGGCGATAAGGCCTCTATGGAAGTGCCTGCACCGTTTGCTGGCGTAGTGAAAGAGATCAAAGTGCATGTGGGCAGCAAGGTGTCTACCGGTACGCTGATCATGACTTTTGAAGTGGCTGGCAGCGCGCCAGCGGCTGCTCCTGCTGCAAGTGCCCCAGCGGCCTCTGCACCAGCTTCAGCGCCTTCTGTGAAAGACGTTCAGGTGCCGGATATCGGCGGTGATGAAGTCGAAGTCACCGAAGTGCTGGTCAAAGTGGGCGACAAGATCGAGGCTGAACAGTCCCTGATCACTGTAGAAGGCGATAAAGCCTCTATGGAAGTGCCTGCACCGTTTGCCGGTGTGGTCAAAGAGATCAAAGTGCAGGTGGGCAGCAAGGTGTCTACCGGTACGCTGATCATGACCTTCGAAGTGGCCGGCAGTGCGCCAGCTGCGGCTCCAGCAGCCAGCGCTCCAGCGCCTGCGGCTAGCGCGGCACCAGCGGCTCCGGTTCAGGCTGCTAAGCCTGCGGCTGGGGCTTCTGCCGGTAGCGACTTCGTTGAAAACGATGCTTATATACATGCGACCCCAGTTATCCGCCGTCTGGCTCGTGAATTCGGCGTTAACCTTGCGAAGGTGAAAGGAACCGGTCGTAAAGGCCGTATCCTGAAAGAAGACGTTCAGACCTATGTGAAAGAGGCGGTTAAGCGCGCTGAGTCCGGTGCTTCTGCTGCCGGTACGGGCGGTTCTCTGCCAGGTCTGCTGCCTTGGCCGAAGGTTGACTTCAGCAAGTTCGGTGAGGTGGAAGAAGTCGAACTGGGTCGTATCCAGAAGATTTCTGGCGCCAACCTGCACCGCAACTGGGTGATGATCCCACACGTTACGCAGTTTGATGAAACCGATATCACTGACGTTGAAGCTTTCCGCAAGCAGCAAAACGCTGAAGCCGAGAAGAAAAAGCTGGATGTGAAAATCACTCCGCTGGTCTTCATCATGAAGGCGGTTGCAAAAGCGCTGGAAGAGATGCCTCGCTTCAACAGCTCTCTGTCTGAAGACGGTCAGAAGCTGACGCTGAAGAAATACATTAACGTCGGCGTCGCGGTGGATACTCCGAACGGCCTGGTCGTGCCGGTATTCCGCGATGTGAACAAGAAAGGCATTATTGAGCTGTCTCACGAGCTGGCTGAAATTTCTAAGAAGGCTCGCGCTGGCAAACTGACTGCTGCTGATATGCAGGGCGGATGCTTTACTATTTCCAGTCTGGGCGGCATTGGCGGTACGGCGTTTACGCCAATCGTCAACGCGCCGGAAGTGGCTATCCTTGGCGTCTCCAAGTCGTCAATGAAGCCAGTCTGGAACGGTAAAGAGTTTGCGCCGCGCCTGATGCTGCCTCTGTCGCTTTCCTACGATCACCGAGTGATCGACGGGGCGGACGGTGCTCGCTTCATCAGCTTCATCAACAACGCGATGTCTGATATTCGCCGCCTGGTGATGTAA